The following are encoded in a window of Thermoanaerobacter ethanolicus JW 200 genomic DNA:
- a CDS encoding DUF58 domain-containing protein, which translates to MHNKIFLLLLLIVSFAFAIFTGGKILYLLVYEFAFFILLNYLYIRHIKNSIDIYVISHKDEITVGEEIAYEITLINNSFLPVFNLKIIDYSPLNAKFKSEEWYLMTFKNKKVQKKFVISKRGIYFFGPFEVEIKDPFGIFNVVKKYDFKLKFVVLPRIHNINVELKARQQLGNIEAENKAFEDYTNISQLRKYNYGDSIKRIHWKVSAKKREFYVKEFQVSAMSEVYILWDLDKNHFAMDTQGIIDENCAECMLSIAKFCLLHSIPVSVIDYNTGKVHIKGRTIKDFKNFIEASLRNFPVYEKSLEDFLRLYKSIPYDVTLILITPYLNNVILGELADLRSSNRELIIYYVNDPKEIEDKISKLDIEVVFWGKKDVKRAKKEFA; encoded by the coding sequence ATGCATAATAAAATTTTTCTTTTATTGCTACTCATAGTTTCTTTTGCTTTTGCCATTTTTACCGGCGGGAAAATACTTTATTTGCTTGTCTATGAATTTGCATTTTTTATCCTTTTGAATTACCTGTATATAAGGCATATAAAAAATTCTATAGATATCTATGTTATATCTCACAAAGATGAAATTACTGTTGGAGAAGAGATAGCTTATGAGATAACTTTGATAAACAACAGTTTTCTTCCTGTTTTTAATCTTAAAATTATTGACTATTCTCCTCTAAATGCTAAATTTAAATCAGAAGAATGGTATCTTATGACTTTTAAAAATAAAAAAGTACAAAAAAAATTTGTGATTTCAAAAAGAGGAATATATTTTTTTGGACCTTTTGAAGTAGAAATAAAAGATCCTTTTGGAATTTTTAATGTAGTAAAAAAATATGATTTTAAATTAAAATTTGTAGTGCTACCAAGGATTCATAATATAAATGTGGAATTGAAGGCAAGACAACAATTAGGAAATATAGAGGCGGAAAATAAAGCTTTTGAAGATTATACTAATATATCGCAATTAAGAAAGTACAATTATGGCGACAGTATTAAAAGGATTCATTGGAAGGTGTCAGCAAAGAAAAGAGAATTTTATGTGAAAGAATTTCAAGTATCCGCGATGAGTGAAGTTTATATTTTGTGGGATTTAGATAAAAACCATTTTGCTATGGATACCCAAGGAATAATAGATGAAAATTGTGCTGAATGCATGTTATCTATAGCGAAATTTTGCCTTTTACATAGTATTCCTGTAAGTGTTATAGATTACAATACCGGTAAGGTTCATATAAAAGGAAGAACGATTAAAGATTTTAAAAATTTTATTGAGGCTTCTTTAAGGAATTTTCCAGTTTACGAAAAAAGTCTAGAGGACTTTTTGAGATTATATAAAAGTATTCCCTATGATGTGACTCTTATTTTAATAACTCCTTATTTGAATAATGTAATTTTAGGAGAATTAGCGGATTTAAGAAGCAGTAATAGAGAATTAATAATCTATTATGTTAATGACCCAAAAGAAATTGAAGATAAAATTAGCAAATTAGATATCGAAGTTGTTTTCTGGGGGAAGAAAGATGTCAAAAGAGCTAAAAAAGAGTTTGCATGA
- the buk gene encoding butyrate kinase — translation MVLPLILVINPGSTSTKVAVFKDTVPLFTETLRHNTEELSKYKSIIDQFEFRTQAILNMLKEKGISLSEIDAIVGRGGLLKPIESGTYIVNEKMIEDLKKAERGEHASNLGGIIAYTLAKEHNIPAYIVDPVVVDELEDVARITGMPEIEKSSIFHALNQKAIARRLAADLHKKYEEVNLIIAHLGGGISVGAHKHGRVVDVNDALNGEGPFSPERAGGLPVLDLVKLCYSGKYTYQEMKKKLIGQGGIVAHLGTNDVREVYKKIEEGDKKAELVLEAMAYQTAKEIGAMAVVLKGHVDAVGITGGIAYNEDFVKRISERVKFIAPVYVYPGEDEMLALAQGAYRVLSGEEKAKMYS, via the coding sequence ATTGTTTTGCCTTTAATTCTTGTGATAAATCCCGGCTCTACATCTACAAAAGTTGCTGTGTTTAAGGACACAGTGCCCCTTTTTACTGAAACTTTAAGGCACAATACTGAAGAGCTTAGTAAGTATAAAAGTATTATTGACCAGTTTGAATTTAGAACTCAGGCGATTTTAAATATGTTAAAAGAAAAAGGCATTTCTCTTTCAGAAATTGATGCAATAGTAGGGAGAGGCGGACTTTTAAAGCCAATAGAAAGTGGAACTTATATTGTAAATGAAAAAATGATAGAGGATTTAAAGAAGGCTGAAAGAGGAGAACATGCTTCCAATTTAGGGGGTATAATTGCTTATACTTTAGCTAAAGAACACAATATTCCAGCTTATATAGTAGACCCTGTAGTAGTGGATGAGTTAGAGGATGTAGCGAGAATAACAGGGATGCCTGAGATTGAAAAATCTAGTATATTCCATGCGTTAAATCAAAAAGCAATTGCTCGCCGTTTAGCTGCTGACTTACACAAAAAGTACGAAGAAGTAAATTTAATTATTGCTCATTTAGGTGGTGGTATATCTGTTGGGGCTCATAAACACGGCAGGGTAGTAGATGTAAATGATGCTTTAAATGGGGAAGGGCCTTTTTCTCCAGAAAGAGCGGGAGGACTTCCTGTACTTGACTTAGTAAAGTTATGTTATAGTGGTAAATACACCTATCAGGAGATGAAAAAGAAGTTAATAGGACAAGGGGGAATAGTGGCACATTTAGGCACTAACGATGTAAGAGAAGTTTATAAAAAAATTGAAGAAGGAGATAAAAAAGCAGAATTGGTCTTAGAAGCTATGGCCTATCAGACAGCTAAGGAAATTGGAGCGATGGCAGTGGTTTTAAAAGGCCATGTAGATGCAGTAGGAATTACAGGTGGAATTGCGTATAACGAGGATTTTGTAAAAAGGATAAGTGAAAGGGTAAAATTTATAGCTCCTGTTTATGTATATCCAGGTGAGGATGAAATGTTAGCTTTGGCGCAGGGGGCATATCGGGTACTTAGCGGTGAAGAAAAAGCTAAAATGTATAGTTAA
- the buk gene encoding butyrate kinase — protein sequence MLKVLVINPGSTSTKVALYEEEKEIVKTEIVHDIEALKRYKSIIEQFDLRLNAINDWIEQNNINLKEISAIVVRGGLIKPVQSGTYFVNDIMLEDLKRGVGGEHASNLGGLIGRAIGDKHNIPVYTLDPVAVDEMEDVARISGLPELPRKSQSHALNIKACVHRYAMENGVKEEELDLVVAHMGGGISVAAIKGGKIVDVNNANQMGPFSPERTGSLPSMKVVDLCYSGKYSFDEMKKKIVGMGGMVAHLETNDAREVEKRIQNGDKKAKLVFEAMAYQIAKEIGRMAAVLKGDVKSIILTGGLAYSKRLIEIIIDMTSFIAPITLYPGGDEMEALRDGALRVLRNIEKPKIYS from the coding sequence CTGTTGAAAGTTTTAGTTATTAATCCGGGTTCTACTTCTACTAAAGTGGCATTGTATGAAGAGGAAAAAGAAATTGTAAAAACGGAGATTGTCCACGACATTGAAGCGCTTAAAAGATATAAGAGTATCATTGAGCAATTTGATTTAAGGTTAAATGCTATAAATGATTGGATAGAGCAAAACAACATAAACTTGAAAGAAATATCTGCAATTGTGGTAAGAGGAGGACTTATTAAACCCGTTCAAAGTGGTACTTATTTTGTAAACGATATTATGCTTGAGGATTTGAAAAGGGGAGTTGGAGGTGAACATGCTTCAAATCTCGGTGGACTAATTGGAAGAGCTATAGGAGATAAGCATAATATTCCTGTTTATACATTAGATCCTGTAGCTGTTGATGAAATGGAAGATGTTGCAAGAATTTCTGGCCTTCCTGAGCTTCCAAGAAAAAGTCAATCTCATGCTTTAAACATAAAAGCGTGTGTTCATCGATATGCAATGGAAAATGGTGTTAAAGAAGAGGAATTGGATCTTGTTGTGGCTCATATGGGGGGAGGCATTTCTGTAGCAGCAATTAAAGGAGGAAAAATTGTAGATGTAAACAATGCAAATCAAATGGGGCCGTTTTCTCCTGAGAGGACAGGAAGCCTGCCATCGATGAAAGTTGTTGACCTTTGTTATTCTGGTAAATACAGTTTTGATGAGATGAAGAAAAAAATTGTAGGTATGGGTGGGATGGTAGCACATCTTGAGACAAATGATGCGAGAGAAGTAGAAAAGCGAATACAAAATGGTGATAAAAAAGCTAAATTAGTTTTTGAAGCTATGGCTTATCAAATTGCAAAGGAAATTGGCAGAATGGCGGCAGTATTAAAGGGGGATGTGAAATCAATAATTTTAACTGGTGGACTTGCTTATTCTAAACGACTAATAGAGATAATCATTGATATGACGAGCTTTATTGCACCTATAACTCTTTATCCAGGGGGAGATGAAATGGAAGCTTTAAGAGATGGTGCATTAAGAGTTTTAAGAAATATTGAAAAGCCCAAGATTTATAGCTGA
- a CDS encoding CdaR family protein produces the protein MLTKDFTIKLLSLVLAFLLWLYVMGEENPEIPYEISNVPVKLINSDTLEKKGLIVLDEKNYTVNVKVKGRRSDVLNIAAQNISAFADLSRVNSNGTNVIPVTVEGLPRNVSLVSINPSEIKVEIDNIAKTQMPVTVKVIGNVMDGYAMQPAVPTPGEVLVIGPESKINLIKNVIAGVNVSYKKEDVKISVPVVAVDREGKEVKGVTITPNLVEVYIPVNKSIRVPVVPKIFGKPMEGYMIASVNVLPEYVYITGDETVLNTIKSISTKQIDISGKNEPVTENVPFDLPDGVKLVKSDINAKVYVDIQKIATKEITISNIDIRGADNKNVVIQNPDLVITISGPESVVNGATASDFNAYIDVTNLPMGDHSLTVNINTNLNLQIIRIKPDKVTVNIQ, from the coding sequence ATGCTGACTAAAGATTTTACAATAAAATTGCTGTCACTGGTATTGGCTTTTTTACTGTGGCTTTATGTAATGGGAGAAGAAAATCCAGAAATTCCTTATGAAATAAGCAATGTGCCTGTCAAATTGATTAATAGCGATACTTTAGAGAAAAAAGGACTTATTGTTTTAGATGAAAAAAATTATACGGTAAATGTAAAAGTAAAAGGAAGACGAAGTGATGTTCTGAATATAGCAGCCCAGAATATATCAGCTTTTGCAGATTTAAGCAGAGTAAATTCTAATGGGACAAATGTCATTCCTGTTACAGTGGAAGGATTACCTAGAAATGTCTCCTTAGTTTCAATAAATCCGTCAGAAATAAAGGTAGAAATAGATAATATTGCGAAAACGCAAATGCCAGTTACTGTAAAAGTAATTGGCAATGTGATGGATGGTTATGCTATGCAACCTGCTGTCCCCACGCCGGGAGAGGTATTGGTGATTGGACCAGAAAGTAAAATTAATCTTATAAAAAATGTGATAGCTGGGGTCAATGTTTCTTATAAAAAAGAGGATGTAAAAATCTCTGTTCCAGTGGTTGCTGTTGACAGAGAAGGAAAAGAAGTAAAAGGTGTTACTATTACTCCTAATCTTGTTGAAGTATATATTCCTGTAAATAAATCTATACGTGTGCCTGTAGTTCCTAAAATATTCGGGAAACCAATGGAAGGATATATGATAGCATCTGTAAATGTACTGCCAGAGTATGTGTATATTACTGGTGATGAGACTGTCCTAAATACGATAAAATCTATAAGTACTAAGCAAATCGATATTTCTGGGAAAAATGAACCTGTCACTGAAAATGTACCTTTTGATTTGCCAGATGGTGTGAAACTTGTTAAAAGTGATATTAATGCAAAAGTATATGTGGATATACAAAAAATAGCGACTAAAGAGATTACTATAAGCAATATAGATATACGAGGAGCAGACAACAAAAATGTTGTAATTCAAAATCCAGATTTAGTCATTACTATATCTGGCCCAGAAAGTGTAGTTAATGGAGCTACAGCTTCCGATTTTAACGCATATATAGACGTAACCAATCTGCCAATGGGTGATCATTCTTTAACTGTAAATATAAATACTAACTTGAACTTGCAAATAATTAGGATTAAACCTGACAAAGTAACTGTTAATATTCAATAG
- the ptb gene encoding phosphate butyryltransferase: protein MRTFEEMYNYVKDLPPKTIAVAQAADEDVLEAIKEAHERGIVKAILVGDKEKIERIASSISMPLKDHEIIDTKSNLEACREAVKFVSEGKADILMKGLVQTAEILRVVLDKEIGLRTGRTLSHVAVFESPYNRLILLTDAAMNIAPDLKVKIDIILNAVDVARQIGIDAPRVAVLGAVETVNPDMQATLDAAILSKMSERGQIKGAIIDGPLALDNALSVEAARHKGIISPVAGNADILLVPDIEAGNMLYKAITYIAERRIAGIIMGAKRPIVLTSRADSSEAKFNSIMLASLASNV, encoded by the coding sequence ATGAGAACATTTGAAGAAATGTATAATTACGTAAAAGACTTGCCTCCCAAAACTATAGCAGTAGCTCAAGCGGCAGATGAAGATGTATTAGAAGCGATTAAAGAAGCTCATGAAAGAGGAATAGTAAAAGCAATATTAGTTGGTGATAAAGAAAAAATAGAAAGGATAGCTTCTTCAATATCAATGCCTTTAAAGGATCACGAAATAATAGACACAAAAAGTAACTTAGAAGCTTGTCGCGAAGCTGTAAAGTTTGTGAGCGAAGGCAAAGCTGATATATTGATGAAAGGCCTTGTACAGACGGCAGAGATATTAAGGGTTGTTTTAGATAAGGAAATTGGTCTTCGCACTGGAAGAACTTTAAGTCATGTGGCTGTTTTTGAATCTCCTTATAACAGGCTTATCCTTTTGACAGATGCAGCAATGAATATTGCCCCTGATTTGAAAGTGAAAATAGACATAATTTTAAATGCAGTAGACGTTGCAAGGCAAATTGGAATTGATGCTCCAAGGGTTGCAGTTTTAGGAGCTGTTGAAACAGTTAATCCTGATATGCAAGCCACATTAGATGCAGCAATACTTTCAAAAATGAGTGAAAGAGGTCAAATCAAAGGGGCTATAATAGATGGGCCGTTGGCTCTTGATAATGCTTTATCAGTAGAAGCAGCGCGGCATAAAGGGATAATAAGCCCTGTTGCAGGTAATGCTGACATTCTTTTAGTTCCAGATATTGAAGCTGGTAATATGCTGTATAAAGCTATAACCTATATAGCAGAAAGAAGGATAGCAGGAATAATAATGGGGGCAAAAAGGCCGATTGTCTTGACTTCAAGGGCAGACTCCAGTGAAGCTAAATTTAATTCTATAATGTTGGCATCTCTTGCTTCTAATGTTTGA
- a CDS encoding universal stress protein: MVLSYEPGVKSRIMVCVTPQKSCRRLVERGAERAKETNGEFCVVYVNKNNDISNDLKQNKVLLELFDLAQKMGGRVSILVGKKISKTLAEFAKENNITEIIVGKSLRSALDVILHGDVINPLKKEVEKNDIRVEVIE, encoded by the coding sequence ATGGTTTTAAGTTACGAGCCTGGCGTGAAAAGCAGAATCATGGTGTGCGTAACCCCGCAGAAAAGTTGCCGCAGGCTTGTGGAAAGAGGCGCTGAAAGAGCAAAAGAGACTAATGGTGAGTTTTGCGTTGTATACGTTAACAAAAACAACGACATCTCAAATGATTTAAAGCAAAACAAAGTATTGCTGGAGCTCTTTGATTTAGCACAAAAAATGGGTGGCAGAGTTTCTATTTTGGTGGGTAAAAAAATCTCAAAAACGCTGGCAGAATTTGCGAAAGAAAACAATATAACCGAGATAATAGTAGGCAAGTCTTTAAGGTCTGCTCTGGATGTTATACTTCATGGAGATGTGATAAATCCATTGAAAAAAGAAGTAGAAAAGAATGACATAAGAGTAGAAGTCATAGAATGA
- a CDS encoding Glu/Leu/Phe/Val family dehydrogenase, whose amino-acid sequence MKIFEIMETKDYENVILCHDKTSGLKAIIAIHDTTLGPALGGCRMWTYDSEEDAINDALRLARGMTYKNAAAGLNLGGGKTVVIGNPRTDKSEALFRSLGRYIESLKGRYITAEDVGTNLKDMEYIRYETKYVAGLAETSGDPSPFTAYGVYRGMQAAAEEIFGTLDLRGKVVAIQGVGNVGYNLAKHLYEAGAKLIVTDIFEDNVKRAVEEFKAEYVKPDEIYGVECDIFAPCALGAIINDETIPQLKCKIVAGSANNQLKEERHGDILQEKGILYVPDYIINAGGVINVADELNPSGYNRDRAMRKVSMIFDTVKKVIQKSKEENIPTYAAADRVAEERIKTIAAVKDNYIVK is encoded by the coding sequence ATGAAAATATTTGAAATAATGGAAACTAAAGATTATGAAAATGTGATTTTATGCCATGACAAGACTTCAGGTCTTAAGGCGATAATTGCAATTCATGACACGACTTTAGGTCCTGCTTTAGGCGGATGTAGGATGTGGACTTATGACTCAGAAGAGGATGCAATAAATGATGCATTAAGGCTTGCAAGGGGAATGACATACAAAAATGCTGCTGCGGGCCTAAACTTAGGTGGAGGTAAAACAGTTGTAATAGGAAACCCTCGAACAGATAAATCTGAAGCACTATTTAGAAGCTTGGGAAGATATATAGAGTCTCTAAAAGGAAGATATATAACAGCAGAAGATGTTGGAACTAACTTAAAAGATATGGAATATATACGCTATGAGACGAAATATGTAGCAGGGTTAGCAGAAACCAGTGGAGACCCGTCTCCTTTTACAGCTTATGGAGTCTATAGGGGTATGCAAGCAGCTGCTGAAGAGATTTTTGGAACTTTAGATTTAAGAGGAAAAGTAGTTGCAATACAAGGTGTAGGAAATGTAGGCTACAATTTAGCGAAACACTTATATGAAGCAGGGGCAAAGCTAATTGTGACAGACATATTTGAAGACAATGTAAAGAGGGCAGTAGAGGAATTTAAAGCTGAATATGTGAAACCGGATGAGATTTATGGGGTAGAATGCGATATATTTGCGCCTTGTGCTTTGGGAGCGATAATAAACGATGAAACGATACCGCAACTTAAGTGTAAGATAGTAGCAGGTTCAGCTAATAACCAGTTAAAAGAAGAGAGGCATGGGGATATATTGCAAGAGAAAGGTATACTCTATGTGCCTGATTACATTATAAATGCTGGTGGGGTTATAAATGTAGCTGATGAGCTCAATCCTTCTGGCTATAACAGAGATAGGGCTATGAGAAAAGTTTCTATGATATTTGATACAGTGAAAAAGGTTATACAGAAATCTAAAGAAGAGAACATACCGACATATGCAGCAGCAGATAGAGTGGCAGAAGAGAGGATAAAGACCATTGCTGCTGTAAAAGACAATTATATTGTCAAATAA
- a CDS encoding DUF4129 domain-containing transglutaminase family protein — MSKELKKSLHEHIMTIALSLVVILSAVSGFRFLYPFYYLLLLDIVLVIFFAFLLKRPQLIIFLLTSLLLIDVIVFIKYRSLLVSIVSYIDGFIKWADIYMNYTISPPGFDLLTEKYRFFMIIMTVVIVTLIITLLNIIIRSWFLTLFSGILFFVVQWYNYVDAAYLYMTVYITLCFIDIGIKNYFKKGSAKAPIAVFLIVVIFLSSITSISAQLMPKNFKPVKWETLNNWFYDTFPFTRDWRNGEGTNDDWFGETVFTTFANELGGNVKPSNFLIMEVEADESTYLRGMVYDTYTYSSKSTLIYDNFSNRWENSRQQYMYVESSDKIPPTFSNNVNFEVKTITVIPLKIKSDILFSPWQPHKLSYDFYYEVDNLNLRAKTSHGTGEPYVVTYLKPQIDLNSLRQKGNETLKGEERIRYLSYPATLLPERVKDLAYSITKDKKTLYDKVKAVEEYLRQYPYSLDVPPTPSDRDFVDYFLFDLKKGYCSYYATAMVIMLRTIGIPARYVVGFRMPSAPSSDGKYRITAANAHAWVEVYFDDYGWITFEPTPNYPSLEFPMSLSNNNHLNLENDMELQPDNGSRDSHSTVDKLQQSDNTETTSQEIAFFNDNKFNILRFGLILIVILVTTTSLYWWDRKKKINNLDNKFLAIYYYEKIVKYLAKKGLKKLDTETPLEYQKRVLGNGYIGFSEVTRIYNETVYGGKTPSKEEVGYLKEFIKELKKKRQLNLKRI; from the coding sequence ATGTCAAAAGAGCTAAAAAAGAGTTTGCATGAACACATTATGACAATTGCCCTATCTCTTGTGGTTATATTATCTGCTGTTAGCGGCTTTAGATTCTTATATCCTTTCTATTATCTTTTACTATTAGATATAGTATTAGTGATATTTTTTGCTTTTTTGCTCAAAAGGCCACAACTGATAATATTTTTGCTTACAAGCCTTTTACTTATAGATGTCATAGTTTTTATCAAATATCGCAGCTTATTAGTGAGTATTGTATCTTATATTGATGGTTTTATAAAATGGGCGGATATTTATATGAATTATACAATTTCGCCTCCAGGCTTTGACCTTTTAACAGAAAAATATAGATTTTTTATGATTATAATGACCGTTGTTATAGTAACACTGATTATTACGTTATTAAATATTATCATAAGGAGTTGGTTTTTAACTTTATTTTCAGGAATATTGTTTTTTGTTGTGCAGTGGTATAATTATGTAGATGCTGCTTACCTCTATATGACAGTTTATATTACGCTTTGTTTTATAGATATTGGAATAAAGAACTATTTTAAAAAAGGCAGTGCCAAAGCACCTATTGCAGTTTTTTTGATTGTTGTAATCTTTCTATCTTCTATTACCTCTATCAGTGCTCAATTGATGCCTAAAAACTTTAAACCCGTTAAGTGGGAAACATTGAATAATTGGTTTTATGATACTTTCCCTTTTACTAGAGATTGGAGAAATGGCGAAGGCACTAATGATGATTGGTTTGGGGAAACGGTTTTTACTACTTTTGCCAATGAATTAGGCGGAAATGTGAAACCGAGTAATTTTTTAATAATGGAAGTAGAAGCCGATGAAAGTACTTACCTTAGGGGAATGGTCTATGATACTTATACTTATTCCTCAAAAAGTACTTTAATTTATGATAATTTTTCTAATAGATGGGAAAATTCCAGACAACAGTATATGTATGTAGAAAGCAGCGATAAAATTCCGCCAACTTTCAGTAATAATGTAAATTTTGAAGTAAAAACTATCACAGTAATTCCACTAAAAATTAAGTCAGATATTCTTTTTTCCCCTTGGCAACCTCATAAACTAAGCTATGATTTTTATTATGAAGTTGATAATTTGAACTTAAGAGCAAAAACCTCTCATGGTACTGGAGAGCCTTATGTTGTCACTTATTTAAAGCCACAAATTGATTTAAATTCACTGAGGCAAAAAGGTAACGAGACTTTAAAAGGCGAAGAAAGAATAAGATATTTGTCTTATCCAGCTACTCTTCTACCAGAAAGAGTGAAAGATTTAGCTTATTCTATCACAAAAGACAAAAAAACTCTTTATGATAAGGTAAAAGCAGTGGAAGAATATTTAAGGCAATACCCCTATTCTTTAGATGTTCCTCCTACTCCTTCGGATAGAGATTTTGTTGACTATTTTTTATTCGATCTAAAAAAAGGATATTGTTCTTATTATGCGACGGCAATGGTGATTATGCTCAGGACAATTGGAATTCCTGCAAGATATGTAGTGGGATTTAGAATGCCGTCAGCACCTAGTAGTGATGGCAAATACAGGATTACCGCTGCTAATGCTCACGCGTGGGTAGAGGTATATTTTGATGACTACGGTTGGATTACTTTTGAACCAACACCTAATTATCCCTCATTAGAATTTCCAATGTCCCTCTCAAATAATAATCACTTAAATTTAGAAAATGATATGGAATTACAACCAGATAACGGGAGTAGAGATTCCCATAGCACAGTCGATAAACTGCAACAAAGTGATAATACGGAGACAACTTCTCAGGAAATTGCTTTTTTCAATGATAATAAATTTAATATTTTACGTTTTGGCTTAATATTGATAGTAATTTTAGTGACAACAACTTCTTTATATTGGTGGGATCGGAAGAAAAAAATTAATAATTTGGACAATAAGTTTTTGGCGATATATTATTATGAAAAAATTGTAAAGTATTTAGCTAAAAAAGGCTTGAAAAAGTTAGATACAGAAACTCCTTTGGAATATCAAAAAAGAGTGTTAGGAAATGGGTATATAGGTTTCAGTGAAGTTACGCGGATATACAATGAAACAGTTTATGGAGGTAAAACACCTTCTAAAGAAGAGGTAGGTTATCTAAAAGAATTTATAAAAGAGTTAAAGAAAAAGAGACAGTTAAATCTAAAAAGAATATAA
- a CDS encoding BON domain-containing protein translates to MNKDKIIEKNIKEKLEKERVSYGVDVNVRCINGHVTLYGIVDNLSEKNHAQKIAESVEGVKKVENNITIAIDSKITDKDIKQGVLRNLQNSKFHEEIGELGVDVTDGTVTLYGKINNAQQEIESISQAAQAMGVKSVISKLELNKEHKIDDVSLVNLVVQKLSRYDLSLPDLVITANNGTVTLRGYVNNLKEKELANEAAQSVNGVKKVINHIKIREKS, encoded by the coding sequence ATGAATAAAGATAAAATTATAGAAAAAAATATAAAGGAAAAATTAGAAAAGGAAAGGGTGTCTTACGGAGTAGATGTAAATGTCCGGTGTATCAATGGTCATGTAACTTTGTATGGAATAGTAGATAACTTATCCGAAAAAAATCACGCTCAAAAAATAGCAGAAAGCGTAGAAGGTGTAAAAAAAGTAGAAAATAACATAACAATTGCAATAGATAGCAAAATAACAGACAAAGATATAAAACAGGGTGTTTTGAGAAATCTTCAGAACTCCAAATTTCATGAAGAAATAGGAGAATTAGGTGTTGATGTAACCGACGGTACCGTAACTTTATATGGAAAGATTAATAACGCACAGCAAGAAATAGAAAGCATAAGTCAAGCAGCCCAAGCCATGGGTGTCAAAAGTGTAATAAGCAAATTAGAACTTAACAAAGAGCATAAAATAGATGATGTATCTCTTGTAAATTTAGTAGTACAAAAGCTGTCTCGTTATGATTTGAGTTTGCCTGATTTAGTTATTACAGCAAACAACGGGACAGTAACATTAAGGGGATATGTGAATAATTTAAAAGAAAAAGAATTAGCCAATGAAGCAGCTCAAAGCGTAAATGGGGTAAAAAAAGTGATAAATCATATAAAAATTAGAGAGAAGTCATAG
- the cdaA gene encoding diadenylate cyclase CdaA — protein sequence MFNGLIDIIKTMRINDVIDILIIAYVLYRLILVIHKTRAEQLLKGLAVLIVITKVSEWLQLRTVNYILRNAMTVGVIALLIVFQPELRRGLESLGRSGFLGKNFFFFNEEEKDMSEVLGEICDAVQFLSRSKIGALIVLERETGLNELIETGIAMDSKISSELLINTFIPNTPLHDGAVIIRGDRIMAAGCFLPLTDNQNLSSELGTRHRAGIGVTEISDAVAIIVSEETGTISLAQNGRISRHLDAKTLKEVLSSIFEVKDTKKPVWKKWGNKHAD from the coding sequence TTGTTTAATGGACTTATAGATATCATAAAAACAATGCGCATTAACGATGTAATAGATATTTTAATAATAGCTTATGTCCTGTATCGCTTAATTTTGGTAATACACAAAACACGAGCAGAGCAGTTGCTTAAAGGGCTTGCTGTGTTAATTGTAATTACCAAAGTGAGCGAATGGCTACAACTTAGGACAGTCAATTATATATTGCGAAATGCTATGACGGTAGGAGTTATTGCGCTTTTAATTGTTTTTCAGCCGGAGTTAAGGCGTGGATTAGAGTCTTTAGGTAGGAGCGGGTTCTTAGGCAAAAATTTCTTCTTTTTTAATGAAGAGGAAAAAGATATGTCAGAGGTTTTGGGAGAGATATGCGATGCGGTGCAATTTTTGTCCCGCTCAAAAATAGGGGCTTTAATTGTTTTAGAAAGGGAGACAGGCCTTAATGAGCTCATTGAAACTGGCATAGCCATGGATTCTAAAATTTCCAGTGAGCTTTTAATAAATACCTTTATACCTAATACGCCCTTACACGATGGAGCTGTCATAATTCGTGGAGATAGGATTATGGCGGCAGGTTGTTTTTTACCTTTAACAGACAACCAAAATCTAAGTAGTGAATTAGGAACACGCCATAGAGCGGGAATAGGTGTTACTGAAATATCTGATGCGGTAGCGATAATCGTTTCTGAAGAGACAGGCACTATTTCTCTTGCACAAAATGGCAGGATTTCAAGACATTTAGATGCAAAAACTTTAAAAGAGGTGTTGTCGAGCATATTTGAAGTAAAAGATACCAAAAAGCCCGTATGGAAAAAATGGGGGAACAAACATGCTGACTAA